In a genomic window of Hippoglossus stenolepis isolate QCI-W04-F060 chromosome 15, HSTE1.2, whole genome shotgun sequence:
- the dpagt1 gene encoding UDP-N-acetylglucosamine--dolichyl-phosphate N-acetylglucosaminephosphotransferase yields MPGNTAPVPVQPLVINCFMSFLGCLATLKLIPAFKDHFIKARLFGIDLNKTSKKEVPESQGVISGTVFLIILFCFIPVPFLSCFVGDQCMGFPHDEFVQLIGALLAICCMIFLGFADDVLNLRWRHKLLLPTIASLPLLMVYFTNFGNTVIVVPKPFRALLGLNLDLGILYYVYMGMLAVFCTNAINILAGINGIESGQALFISGSIIVFNLLELNGDYRDDHVFSLYFMIPFFFTTLALFYHNWYPSSVFVGDTFCYFAGMTFAVVGILGHFSKTMLLFFIPQVVNFVYSLPQLFHIIPCPRHRLPRLNRDTGKLGMSYSKFKRKDLSSLGHLILKVAELLKLLEVQRAEEGDDDFIECNNMTLINLVLKLLGPIHERTLTVIMLTIQVIGSVAAFGIRYHLVRLFYDV; encoded by the exons ATGCCGGGAAACACGGCACCGGTCCCGGTCCAGCCGCTGGTCATCAACTGCTTCATGTCCTTCCTCGGCTGTTTGGCCACATTGAAACTCATCCCTGCTTTCAAAGACCACTTCATCAAAGCCAGGTTGTTCGGAATAGACCTGAACAAAACATCCAAAAAGGAAGT CCCCGAGTCTCAAGGAGTCATCAGTGGGACAgtcttcctcatcatcctcttctgCTTCATCCCAGTGCCTTTCCTCAGCTGCTTTGTGGGAGATCAGTGCATGGGCTTCCCTCACGATGAG TTTGTGCAGCTGATTGGTGCCCTGCTGGCCATCTGCTGCATGATCTTCCTGGGCTTCGCCGACGACGTGCTGAACCTGCGCTGGAGACACAAGCTCCTGCTCCCCACCATTGCCTCGCTGCCGCTGCTCATGGTCTATTTCACCAACTTTGGCAACACGGTCATCGTGGTGCCCAAGCCCTTCAGAGCCCTGCTCGGCCTGAACTTGGATCTGG GTATTCTCTACTACGTCTACATGGGGATGCTCGCAGTATTCTGCACAAATGCCATCAACATCCTGGCCGGCATCAACGGCATCGAGTCAGGTCAAGCCCTGTTCATCTCCGGCTCCATCATCGTTTTCAACCTGCTGGAGCTcaatg GAGATTACCGCGATGACCACGTTTTCTCCCTCTACTTCATGATACCATTCTTCTTCACCACACTAGCACTTTTTTACCACAACTG GTACCCCTCATCTGTCTTTGTGGGAGACACTTTCTGCTACTTTGCCGGAATGACTTTTGCTGTAGTTGGCATATTGGGACACTTCAGCAAAACAATGCTGCTGTTCTTCATTCCTCAAGTGGTAAACTTTGTCTACTCCTTGCCTCAGCTTTTCCACATCATCCCCTGTCCCAGACACCGGCTCCCCAG ACTGAATCGAGACACAGGCAAGCTGGGGATGAGTTACTCTAAATTCAAAAGAAAGGATCTTTCTAGTTTAGGTCACCTCATATTAAAG GTGGCAGAGTTATTGAAGCTGCTCGAGGTGCAAAGagctgaggagggagatgaTGACTTTATTGAGTGCAACAACATGACTTTAATAAATCTGGTTCTGAAATTGCTCGGCCCCATCCATGAGAGAACTCTCACAGTCATCATGCTCACGATCCAG GTGATAGGCAGCGTAGCGGCTTTTGGGATCCGTTATCATCTGGTGCGTCTCTTCTATGATGTCTAG
- the LOC118122669 gene encoding histone H4 transcription factor: MPPNTRIQKKALKFECEWGPCQESFSRMENFCKHAEGHLSAGNMAEEDEEEAEGERNCLWRDCGFCSLEGPEELRRHLFFHCYHTKLKQLGQQVLNAQPELGSCSIGFHNRNIIPEIPDNFVCLWEECEQPPYENPEWFYRHVEMHSLCIDIPTGDCEFLIRCGWKDCEATAKGRPKMREHLRSHTQEKVVACPGCGGMYANNTKLFDHIIRQSAMEGQRFQCSHCSKRFATERLLRDHMRTHVSHYKCPLCDMTCPSPSSLRSHIKFRHSNEKPYSCEYCEYSCKNLIDLRKHLDSHSSEPAFRCDVPACGFTCRTSTTMKIHHKKEHEGNFIPRYKCHVCGQCFTRGNNLTVHLHKKHQFKWPSGHPRFRYKEHEDGFMRLQLIRYESVELTEQLMRERQTRQGEEDEDGGHSEGQGLEEESAGAAPAELQVELRGVLLEEQRTEPTDGAEESSQEEGVLYVLTGALSQEEEDSAMLTL; the protein is encoded by the exons ATGCCTCCCAACACGCGGATCCAGAAGAAAGCCCTGAAATTCGAGTGCGAGTGGGGCCCGTGTCAGGAGTCCTTCAGTCGGATGGAAAACTTCTGCAAACATGCGGAGGGTCACCTTAGTGCTGGGAACATGgcggaggaggacgaggaagaagCAGAAG GGGAAAGAAACTGTCTCTGGAGAGACTGTGGTTTCTGTTCACTGGAGGGTCCTGAGGAGTTGCGGCGGcatcttttctttcactgttaCCACACCAAGCTGAAGCAGTTGGGTCAGCAGGTACTCAATGCTCAGCCAGAACTCGGCAGCTGCTCCATCGGCTTCCACAACCGCAACATCATCCCTGAAATCCCAGACAATTTCGTCTGTCTCTGGGAGGAGTGCGAG CAACCACCATATGAAAACCCTGAGTGGTTCTACCGCCATGTGGAGATGCATAGCCTGTGCATAGATATACCAACAGGAGACTGTGAATTCCTAATACGATGTGGATGGAAAG ATTGCGAAGCCACTGCGAAGGGTCGTCCTAAGATGAGGGAGCATCTGCGCAGCCACACCCAGGAGAAGGTAGTGGCATGTCCAGGCTGTGGGGGGATGTACGCCAACAACACCAAGTTGTTTGACCACATCATACGACAGAGCGCCATGGAAG GTCAGAGGTTCCAGTGTTCTCACTGTTCCAAACGTTTTGCAACAGAAAGGCTGCTGAGAGACCACATGAGGACCCACG TGAGCCACTACAAATGCCCGCTCTGTGACATGACTTGTCCATCACCCTCCTCACTACGCAGCCATATCAAGTTCCGCCACAGTAACGAGAAGCCATACAGCTGTGAATACTGCGAATACAG CTGTAAGAATCTGATCGATTTGCGTAAACACCTGGATAGCCACAGCAGCGAGCCGGCCTTTCGCTGCGATGTTCCCGCCTGTGGTTTCACTTGTCGTACCTCCACCACCATGAAGATTCATCACAAAAAAGAGCACGAG GGGAATTTTATACCTCGCTACAAGTGCCATGTGTGTGGTCAGTGCTTCACCAGGGGCAACAACCTCACAGTCCATCTGCACAAAAAGCACCAATTCAAATGGCCCTCTGGACACCCCAGGTTCAG GTACAAGGAGCACGAAGACGGCTTCATGCGGCTGCAGTTGATTCGCTACGAGAGCGTCGAACTCACAGAGCAGTTAATGAGGGAAAGGCAAACCAGGCaaggggaggaggatgaggatggtgGACACAGTGAAGGCCAGGGGCTGGAGGAAGAATCTGCGGGTGCAGCTCCTGCAGAGTTGCAGGTGGAACTGAGGGgggtgctgctggaggagcagaggactGAGCCGACCGATGGCGCTGAGGAGAGCAGTCAGGAAGAGGGCGTGTTGTACGTTCTCACTGGAGCTTTGtcacaagaagaggaagactCTGCCATGCTGACTCTCTAG
- the si:ch211-117m20.4 gene encoding sushi, von Willebrand factor type A, EGF and pentraxin domain-containing protein 1 isoform X1, whose product MGTMRFHPLLLFSLFGFFQGGISQLPEWTEEVEGSGETEWNPQPDYIDDIYWSGSAPLCLGGCKALHQELRRDRCGDSSCCWLGYKSLCKVNCGKPAVDYNGVVYGNDWWVGSAVRYTCRPGFMLVGNPTRICQPNGLWTPKPACLRMCQRGSVEVSERELNATCNSTCAYKSYFGPPKQGCSRMDNCKKKESGWKRFFAQCVPCICDCALSCASAG is encoded by the exons ATGGGCACCATGAGGTTTcaccctctgctgctgttttccctGTTTGGATTCTTCCAGGGAGGAATTTCTCAGCTGCCTGAATGGACGGAAGAGGTGGAAGGTAGTG GAGAGACAGAATGGAATCCCCAACCTGACTACATAGATGACATATACTGGTCAGGGTCAGCACCCCTTTGTCTAGGAGGCTGTAAGGCGCTGCACCAGGAGCTGAGGAGAGATCGCTGTGGGGACTCGAGCTGCTGCTGGCTCGGCTACAAGTCCCTGTGCAAAG TGAACTGTGGGAAGCCAGCCGTGGATTATAATGGTGTAGTGTACGGTAACGACTGGTGGGTGGGCTCTGCAGTGAGGTACACCTGTCGCCCTGGCTTCATGCTGGTGGGAAACCCTACCAGAATTTGCCAGCCTAATGGCCTGTGGACGCCGAAACCGGCATGCCTCC GAATGTGTCAGCGAGGCAGCGTTGAAGTAAGTGAGAGGGAACTGAACGCGACCTGCAACTCCACCTGCGCCTACAAGAGCTACTTCGGCCCCCCCAAGCAAGGCTGCAGCCGCATGGACAACTGCAAGAAGAAGGAGAGCGGCTGGAAGCGCTTCTTTGCACAGTGTGTCCCTTGCATTTGTGACTGCGCTTTATCATGTG CATCTGCAGGCTAG
- the si:ch211-117m20.4 gene encoding sushi, von Willebrand factor type A, EGF and pentraxin domain-containing protein 1 isoform X2: protein MGTMRFHPLLLFSLFGFFQGGISQLPEWTEEVEGETEWNPQPDYIDDIYWSGSAPLCLGGCKALHQELRRDRCGDSSCCWLGYKSLCKVNCGKPAVDYNGVVYGNDWWVGSAVRYTCRPGFMLVGNPTRICQPNGLWTPKPACLRMCQRGSVEVSERELNATCNSTCAYKSYFGPPKQGCSRMDNCKKKESGWKRFFAQCVPCICDCALSCASAG from the exons ATGGGCACCATGAGGTTTcaccctctgctgctgttttccctGTTTGGATTCTTCCAGGGAGGAATTTCTCAGCTGCCTGAATGGACGGAAGAGGTGGAAG GAGAGACAGAATGGAATCCCCAACCTGACTACATAGATGACATATACTGGTCAGGGTCAGCACCCCTTTGTCTAGGAGGCTGTAAGGCGCTGCACCAGGAGCTGAGGAGAGATCGCTGTGGGGACTCGAGCTGCTGCTGGCTCGGCTACAAGTCCCTGTGCAAAG TGAACTGTGGGAAGCCAGCCGTGGATTATAATGGTGTAGTGTACGGTAACGACTGGTGGGTGGGCTCTGCAGTGAGGTACACCTGTCGCCCTGGCTTCATGCTGGTGGGAAACCCTACCAGAATTTGCCAGCCTAATGGCCTGTGGACGCCGAAACCGGCATGCCTCC GAATGTGTCAGCGAGGCAGCGTTGAAGTAAGTGAGAGGGAACTGAACGCGACCTGCAACTCCACCTGCGCCTACAAGAGCTACTTCGGCCCCCCCAAGCAAGGCTGCAGCCGCATGGACAACTGCAAGAAGAAGGAGAGCGGCTGGAAGCGCTTCTTTGCACAGTGTGTCCCTTGCATTTGTGACTGCGCTTTATCATGTG CATCTGCAGGCTAG